The proteins below come from a single Iocasia fonsfrigidae genomic window:
- a CDS encoding P-II family nitrogen regulator yields MKKIEAIIRPAKLDILIDRLEDIGISGMNIFEVRGYGSQKGHEEMYRGVTYRIRLREKIRVELVINDDLVDKVVKTIVETAKTGSVGDGKIFITAIEDAVRIRTGEKGEKAL; encoded by the coding sequence ATGAAGAAGATTGAAGCTATTATACGTCCAGCAAAACTTGATATTTTAATTGACAGGTTAGAAGACATAGGTATTAGTGGTATGAATATCTTTGAGGTAAGGGGTTATGGGAGCCAAAAAGGTCATGAAGAGATGTACCGTGGTGTCACTTACCGTATTAGACTGCGAGAGAAGATTCGTGTAGAACTGGTTATTAATGATGACCTGGTTGACAAAGTAGTTAAAACCATTGTAGAAACCGCCAAAACCGGTAGTGTCGGTGATGGAAAAATCTTTATTACAGCAATTGAAGACGCTGTACGAATTAGAACCGGCGAGAAAGGTGAAAAAGCCTTATAA